The Cloeon dipterum chromosome X, ieCloDipt1.1, whole genome shotgun sequence genome includes a window with the following:
- the LOC135947465 gene encoding N-fatty-acyl-amino acid synthase/hydrolase PM20D1-like — MSDGIKMNGRTRSKRFWIILVSVIIGVPVFVILVLLMVILIKAAVISTPQCNIGILNNANTAGVTDDNISARAGRLAGALRIETVSYDANNQNKSEFVVLRNYLETSFPLIHASDFVERHIVNDYSLLYKVSGSEPGKLPYLLTSHMDVVPAPPANWKYPPFGGDIVDGEIWGRGAIDDKGGVMAIMEALEYWLSLGARPKRTFYIGFGHDEEIGGHRGAFHIAIKLKSLGVNKLDFVMDEGLFITDKILPGVSKPAALIGVSEKGYLDLKLEVTGKLQHASYPPNESPIGILGRAVGNIEKRKQPVYFGTGPEADTFHYVASSTDYGIRIFYANMWIFGSLMASFMEKDPLQSTVVKTSTGLTMFNSGIKDNIIPEVATALVNHRVHPGQTIEQVIQEDRISISDGKVKISVESRIDPHPVSPFGPDALVFQTISTSVYQTYENIVVAPCVFIAATDTVHYLQFSNKVYRFFPTKVTPDDVSRYHGDNERIAIEDYKLMVDFYFRFMQNSDLVFDLAPDDEQPVLTRSQNEDEL; from the exons ATGTCGGACGGAATCAAAATGAATGGCCGCACCCGGTCCAAACGATTTTGGATCATACTGGTCTCTGTCATAATTGGAGTGCCAGTTTTCGTCATCTTGGTGCTGCTCATGGTGATTCTGATCAAGGCAGCGGTTATTTCGACTCCGCAGTGCAACATCGGCATTTTAAATAACGCCAACACTGCCGGAGTGACTGATGACAATATCTCAGCAAGAGCTGGAAGACTGGCCGGGGCTCTGCGAATCGAAACCGTCTCTTACGATGCgaataatcaaaacaaatcGGAATTCGTCGTTTTGCGCAACTACCTGGAAACGA GTTTTCCACTGATCCACGCATCCGATTTCGTGGAGCGGCATATTGTGAATGATTACAGCCTGCTGTACAAAGTGTCCGGTTCGGAGCCAGGCAAGCTTCCGTACCTGCTGACGTCGCACATGGACGTGGTTCCAGCGCCGCCTGCCAATTGGAAATATCCCCCTTTCGGCGGGGACATCGTGGACGGCGAAATTTGGGGACGAGGCGCCATCGACGATAAGGGAGGCGTCATG GCAATCATGGAGGCGCTGGAATATTGGCTGAGTCTGGGGGCGCGTCCCAAAAGAACGTTCTACATTGGTTTCGGCCACGACGAGGAA ATCGGCGGCCACCGAGGAGCATTCCATATCGCTATAAAACTGAAGAGTTTGGGTGTCAACAAACTAGATTTCGTTATGGACGAGGGATTATTCATCACTGATAAGATTCTTCCTGGCGTGAGTAAGCCAGCTGCCCT CATTGGGGTGTCGGAGAAGGGGTACCTGGATTTGAAGTTGGAAGTGACGGGGAAATTGCAGCACGCGAGTTACCCGCCGAATGAATCGCCAATCGGAATTTTGGGCCGAGCCGTTGGCAACATTGAGAAAAGAAAGCAACCCGTTTATTTCGGTACAGGACCTGAAGCGGACACTTTTCACTACGTCGCTTCCTCG actgATTACGGAATAAGGATTTTCTACGCAAACATGTGGATCTTTGGCTCATTAATGGCTTCTTTCATGGAAAAAGACCCTCTTCAGAGTACCGTGGTGAAAACTTCCACAGGCTTAACAATGTTCAACAGTGGCATAAAG GATAACATCATTCCAGAGGTAGCGACCGCTCTAGTGAATCACAGAGTTCACCCTGGACAAACGATCGAACAAGTAATTCAGGAGGATCGCATATCAATCAGTGAcggaaaagtgaaaataagtGTAGAGAGCCGAATCGATCCGCATCCAGTTTCTCCATTTGGACCAGACGCGCTTGTTTTTCAGACCATCTCCACCTCTGTTTACCAAACATACGAAAATATAGTGGTCGCACCTT gcgTATTCATTGCCGCGACGGACACGGTTCACTACTTACAATTCAGCAACAAAGTGTACCGCTTCTTCCCGACAAAAGTGACGCCGGATGACGTGAGCAGGTACCACGGGGACAACGAGAGAATCGCCATCGAAGACTACAAGCTGATGGTTGACTTCTACTTCCGCTTCATGCAAAATTCGGACTTGGTTTTCGACTTGGCGCCAGACGACGAGCAGCCGGTGCTGACTCGCAGCCAAAACGAGGACGAGTTGTGA